The Oncorhynchus keta strain PuntledgeMale-10-30-2019 unplaced genomic scaffold, Oket_V2 Un_contig_1663_pilon_pilon, whole genome shotgun sequence genome includes a region encoding these proteins:
- the LOC127919422 gene encoding uncharacterized protein LOC127919422 isoform X2 — MSTAVYINSLTGGRETWRRRSTAVYINSLTGGRETWRRRRSTAVYINSLTGGRETWRRRSTAVYINSLTGGRETWRRRRRSTAVYINSLTGGRETWRRRRSTAVYINSLTGGRETWRRRRSTAVYINSLTGGRETWRRRRSTAVYINSLTGGRETWRRRRSTAVYINSLTGGRETWRRRSTAVYINSLTGGRETWRRRRSTAVYINSLTGGRETWRRRRSTAVYINSLTGGRETWRRRRSTAVYINSLTGGRETWRRRRSTAVYINSLTGGRETWRRRRSTAVYINSLTGGRETWRRRRSTAVYINSLTGGRRNMEEWIMSLAPVPLSQEVGSSLIREDGLVVMSREE; from the exons atgtCTACAGCTGTCTATATCAACAGTTTAACAGGTGgtagagaaacatggaggaggaggtctacAGCTGTCTATATCAACAGTTTAACAGGTGgtagagaaacatggaggaggaggaggtctacaGCTGTCTATATCAACAGTTTAACAGGTGgtagagaaacatggaggaggaggtctacAGCTGTCTATATCAACAGTTTAACAGGTGGcagagaaacatggaggaggaggaggag gtctacAGCTGTCTATATCAACAGTTTAACAG GTGgtagagaaacatggaggaggaggaggtctacaGCTGTCTATATCAACAGTTTAACAGGTGgtagagaaacatggaggaggag gaggtctacAGCTGTCTATATCAACAGTTTAACAGGTGgtagagaaacatggaggaggaggaggtctacaGCTGTCTATATCAACAGTTTAACAGGTGgtagagaaacatggaggaggaggaggtctacaGCTGTCTATATCAACAGTTTAACAGGTGgtagagaaacatggaggaggaggtctacAGCTGTCTATATCAACAGTTTAACAGGTGgtagagaaacatggaggaggaggaggtctacaGCTGTCTATATCAACAGTTTAACAGGTGgtagagaaacatggaggaggag gaggtctacAGCTGTCTATATCAACAGTTTAACAGGTGgtagagaaacatggaggaggaggaggtctacaGCTGTCTATATCAACAGTTTAACAGGTGgtagagaaacatggaggaggaggaggtctacaGCTGTCTATATCAACAGTTTAACAGGTGgtagagaaacatggaggaggaggaggtctacaGCTGTCTATATCAACAGTTTAACAGGTGgtagagaaacatggaggaggag gaggtctacAGCTGTCTATATCAACAGTTTAACAGGTGGTAGGAGAAACATGGAGGAGTGGATTATGTCCCTGGCTCCCGTtcccctatcacaggaggttggtagcTCCTTAATccgggaggacgggctcgtggtaatgtccAGAGAGGAATGA
- the LOC127919422 gene encoding uncharacterized protein LOC127919422 isoform X15, whose product MSTAVYINSLTGGRETWRRRSTAVYINSLTGGRETWRRRRSTAVYINSLTGGRETWRRRSTAVYINSLTGGRETWRRRRRSTAVYINSLTGGRETWRRRRSTAVYINSLTGGRETWRRRSTAVYINSLTGGRETWRRRRSTAVYINSLTGGRETWRRRSTAVYINSLTGGRETWRRRRSTAVYINSLTGGRETWRRRRSTAVYINSLTGGRETWRRRRSTAVYINSLTGGRETWRRRRSTAVYINSLTGGRETWRRRRSTAVYINSLTGGRETWRRRRSTAVYINSLTGGRRNMEEWIMSLAPVPLSQEVGSSLIREDGLVVMSREE is encoded by the exons atgtCTACAGCTGTCTATATCAACAGTTTAACAGGTGgtagagaaacatggaggaggaggtctacAGCTGTCTATATCAACAGTTTAACAGGTGgtagagaaacatggaggaggaggaggtctacaGCTGTCTATATCAACAGTTTAACAGGTGgtagagaaacatggaggaggaggtctacAGCTGTCTATATCAACAGTTTAACAGGTGGcagagaaacatggaggaggaggaggag gtctacAGCTGTCTATATCAACAGTTTAACAG GTGgtagagaaacatggaggaggaggaggtctacaGCTGTCTATATCAACAGTTTAACAGGTGgtagagaaacatggaggaggag gtctacaGCTGTCTATATCAACAGTTTAACAGGTGgtagagaaacatggaggaggaggaggtctacaGCTGTCTATATCAACAGTTTAACAGGTGgtagagaaacatggaggaggaggtctacAGCTGTCTATATCAACAGTTTAACAGGTGgtagagaaacatggaggaggaggaggtctacaGCTGTCTATATCAACAGTTTAACAGGTGgtagagaaacatggaggaggag gaggtctacAGCTGTCTATATCAACAGTTTAACAGGTGgtagagaaacatggaggaggaggaggtctacaGCTGTCTATATCAACAGTTTAACAGGTGgtagagaaacatggaggaggaggaggtctacaGCTGTCTATATCAACAGTTTAACAGGTGgtagagaaacatggaggaggaggaggtctacaGCTGTCTATATCAACAGTTTAACAGGTGgtagagaaacatggaggaggag gaggtctacAGCTGTCTATATCAACAGTTTAACAGGTGGTAGGAGAAACATGGAGGAGTGGATTATGTCCCTGGCTCCCGTtcccctatcacaggaggttggtagcTCCTTAATccgggaggacgggctcgtggtaatgtccAGAGAGGAATGA
- the LOC127919422 gene encoding uncharacterized protein LOC127919422 isoform X31: MSTAVYINSLTGGRETWRRRSTAVYINSLTGGRETWRRRRSTAVYINSLTGGRETWRRRSTAVYINSLTGGRETWRRRRRSTAVYINSLTGGRETWRRRRSTAVYINSLTGGRETWRRRSTAVYINSLTGGRETWRRRSTAVYINSLTGGRETWRRRRSTAVYINSLTGGRETWRRRRSTAVYINSLTGGRETWRRRRSTAVYINSLTGGRETWRRRRSTAVYINSLTGGRETWRRRRSTAVYINSLTGGRETWRRRRSTAVYINSLTGGRRNMEEWIMSLAPVPLSQEVGSSLIREDGLVVMSREE; encoded by the exons atgtCTACAGCTGTCTATATCAACAGTTTAACAGGTGgtagagaaacatggaggaggaggtctacAGCTGTCTATATCAACAGTTTAACAGGTGgtagagaaacatggaggaggaggaggtctacaGCTGTCTATATCAACAGTTTAACAGGTGgtagagaaacatggaggaggaggtctacAGCTGTCTATATCAACAGTTTAACAGGTGGcagagaaacatggaggaggaggaggag gtctacAGCTGTCTATATCAACAGTTTAACAG GTGgtagagaaacatggaggaggaggaggtctacaGCTGTCTATATCAACAGTTTAACAGGTGgtagagaaacatggaggaggag gtctacaGCTGTCTATATCAACAGTTTAACAGGTGgtagagaaacatggaggaggaggtctacAGCTGTCTATATCAACAGTTTAACAGGTGgtagagaaacatggaggaggaggaggtctacaGCTGTCTATATCAACAGTTTAACAGGTGgtagagaaacatggaggaggag gaggtctacAGCTGTCTATATCAACAGTTTAACAGGTGgtagagaaacatggaggaggaggaggtctacaGCTGTCTATATCAACAGTTTAACAGGTGgtagagaaacatggaggaggaggaggtctacaGCTGTCTATATCAACAGTTTAACAGGTGgtagagaaacatggaggaggaggaggtctacaGCTGTCTATATCAACAGTTTAACAGGTGgtagagaaacatggaggaggag gaggtctacAGCTGTCTATATCAACAGTTTAACAGGTGGTAGGAGAAACATGGAGGAGTGGATTATGTCCCTGGCTCCCGTtcccctatcacaggaggttggtagcTCCTTAATccgggaggacgggctcgtggtaatgtccAGAGAGGAATGA
- the LOC127919422 gene encoding uncharacterized protein LOC127919422 isoform X34: MSTAVYINSLTGGRETWRRRSTAVYINSLTGGRETWRRRRSTAVYINSLTGGRETWRRRSTAVYINSLTGGRETWRRRRSTAVYINSLTGGRETWRRRSTAVYINSLTGGRETWRRRRSTAVYINSLTGGRETWRRRSTAVYINSLTGGRETWRRRRSTAVYINSLTGGRETWRRRRSTAVYINSLTGGRETWRRRRSTAVYINSLTGGRETWRRRRSTAVYINSLTGGRETWRRRRSTAVYINSLTGGRETWRRRRSTAVYINSLTGGRRNMEEWIMSLAPVPLSQEVGSSLIREDGLVVMSREE, encoded by the exons atgtCTACAGCTGTCTATATCAACAGTTTAACAGGTGgtagagaaacatggaggaggaggtctacAGCTGTCTATATCAACAGTTTAACAGGTGgtagagaaacatggaggaggaggaggtctacaGCTGTCTATATCAACAGTTTAACAGGTGgtagagaaacatggaggaggaggtctacAGCTGTCTATATCAACAGTTTAACAG GTGgtagagaaacatggaggaggaggaggtctacaGCTGTCTATATCAACAGTTTAACAGGTGgtagagaaacatggaggaggag gtctacaGCTGTCTATATCAACAGTTTAACAGGTGgtagagaaacatggaggaggaggaggtctacaGCTGTCTATATCAACAGTTTAACAGGTGgtagagaaacatggaggaggaggtctacAGCTGTCTATATCAACAGTTTAACAGGTGgtagagaaacatggaggaggaggaggtctacaGCTGTCTATATCAACAGTTTAACAGGTGgtagagaaacatggaggaggag gaggtctacAGCTGTCTATATCAACAGTTTAACAGGTGgtagagaaacatggaggaggaggaggtctacaGCTGTCTATATCAACAGTTTAACAGGTGgtagagaaacatggaggaggaggaggtctacaGCTGTCTATATCAACAGTTTAACAGGTGgtagagaaacatggaggaggaggaggtctacaGCTGTCTATATCAACAGTTTAACAGGTGgtagagaaacatggaggaggag gaggtctacAGCTGTCTATATCAACAGTTTAACAGGTGGTAGGAGAAACATGGAGGAGTGGATTATGTCCCTGGCTCCCGTtcccctatcacaggaggttggtagcTCCTTAATccgggaggacgggctcgtggtaatgtccAGAGAGGAATGA
- the LOC127919422 gene encoding uncharacterized protein LOC127919422 isoform X18 produces MSTAVYINSLTGGRETWRRRSTAVYINSLTGGRETWRRRRSTAVYINSLTGGRETWRRRSTAVYINSLTGGRETWRRRRSTAVYINSLTGGRETWRRRSTAVYINSLTGGRETWRRRRSTAVYINSLTGGRETWRRRRSTAVYINSLTGGRETWRRRSTAVYINSLTGGRETWRRRRSTAVYINSLTGGRETWRRRRSTAVYINSLTGGRETWRRRRSTAVYINSLTGGRETWRRRRSTAVYINSLTGGRETWRRRRSTAVYINSLTGGRETWRRRRSTAVYINSLTGGRRNMEEWIMSLAPVPLSQEVGSSLIREDGLVVMSREE; encoded by the exons atgtCTACAGCTGTCTATATCAACAGTTTAACAGGTGgtagagaaacatggaggaggaggtctacAGCTGTCTATATCAACAGTTTAACAGGTGgtagagaaacatggaggaggaggaggtctacaGCTGTCTATATCAACAGTTTAACAGGTGgtagagaaacatggaggaggaggtctacAGCTGTCTATATCAACAGTTTAACAG GTGgtagagaaacatggaggaggaggag gtctacAGCTGTCTATATCAACAGTTTAACAG GTGgtagagaaacatggaggaggaggtctacAGCTGTCTATATCAACAGTTTAACAGGTGgtagagaaacatggaggaggaggaggtctacaGCTGTCTATATCAACAGTTTAACAGGTGgtagagaaacatggaggaggaggaggtctacaGCTGTCTATATCAACAGTTTAACAGGTGgtagagaaacatggaggaggaggtctacAGCTGTCTATATCAACAGTTTAACAGGTGgtagagaaacatggaggaggaggaggtctacaGCTGTCTATATCAACAGTTTAACAGGTGgtagagaaacatggaggaggag gaggtctacAGCTGTCTATATCAACAGTTTAACAGGTGgtagagaaacatggaggaggaggaggtctacaGCTGTCTATATCAACAGTTTAACAGGTGgtagagaaacatggaggaggaggaggtctacaGCTGTCTATATCAACAGTTTAACAGGTGgtagagaaacatggaggaggaggaggtctacaGCTGTCTATATCAACAGTTTAACAGGTGgtagagaaacatggaggaggag gaggtctacAGCTGTCTATATCAACAGTTTAACAGGTGGTAGGAGAAACATGGAGGAGTGGATTATGTCCCTGGCTCCCGTtcccctatcacaggaggttggtagcTCCTTAATccgggaggacgggctcgtggtaatgtccAGAGAGGAATGA
- the LOC127919422 gene encoding uncharacterized protein LOC127919422 isoform X3: MSTAVYINSLTGGRETWRRRSTAVYINSLTGGRETWRRRRSTAVYINSLTGGRETWRRRSTAVYINSLTGGRETWRRRRRSTAVYINSLTGGRETWRRRRSTAVYINSLTGGRETWRRRSTAVYINSLTGGRETWRRRRSTAVYINSLTGGRETWRRRRSTAVYINSLTGGRETWRRRSTAVYINSLTGGRETWRRRRSTAVYINSLTGGRETWRRRRSTAVYINSLTGGRETWRRRRSTAVYINSLTGGRETWRRRRSTAVYINSLTGGRETWRRRRSTAVYINSLTGGRETWRRRRSTAVYINSLTGGRRNMEEWIMSLAPVPLSQEVGSSLIREDGLVVMSREE; encoded by the exons atgtCTACAGCTGTCTATATCAACAGTTTAACAGGTGgtagagaaacatggaggaggaggtctacAGCTGTCTATATCAACAGTTTAACAGGTGgtagagaaacatggaggaggaggaggtctacaGCTGTCTATATCAACAGTTTAACAGGTGgtagagaaacatggaggaggaggtctacAGCTGTCTATATCAACAGTTTAACAGGTGGcagagaaacatggaggaggaggaggag gtctacAGCTGTCTATATCAACAGTTTAACAGGTGgtagagaaacatggaggaggaggag gtctacAGCTGTCTATATCAACAGTTTAACAG GTGgtagagaaacatggaggaggaggtctacAGCTGTCTATATCAACAGTTTAACAGGTGgtagagaaacatggaggaggaggaggtctacaGCTGTCTATATCAACAGTTTAACAGGTGgtagagaaacatggaggaggaggaggtctacaGCTGTCTATATCAACAGTTTAACAGGTGgtagagaaacatggaggaggaggtctacAGCTGTCTATATCAACAGTTTAACAGGTGgtagagaaacatggaggaggaggaggtctacaGCTGTCTATATCAACAGTTTAACAGGTGgtagagaaacatggaggaggag gaggtctacAGCTGTCTATATCAACAGTTTAACAGGTGgtagagaaacatggaggaggaggaggtctacaGCTGTCTATATCAACAGTTTAACAGGTGgtagagaaacatggaggaggaggaggtctacaGCTGTCTATATCAACAGTTTAACAGGTGgtagagaaacatggaggaggaggaggtctacaGCTGTCTATATCAACAGTTTAACAGGTGgtagagaaacatggaggaggag gaggtctacAGCTGTCTATATCAACAGTTTAACAGGTGGTAGGAGAAACATGGAGGAGTGGATTATGTCCCTGGCTCCCGTtcccctatcacaggaggttggtagcTCCTTAATccgggaggacgggctcgtggtaatgtccAGAGAGGAATGA
- the LOC127919422 gene encoding uncharacterized protein LOC127919422 isoform X19: MSTAVYINSLTGGRETWRRRSTAVYINSLTGGRETWRRRRSTAVYINSLTGGRETWRRRSTAVYINSLTGGRETWRRRRSTAVYINSLTGGRETWRRRSTAVYINSLTGGRETWRRRRSTAVYINSLTGGRETWRRRRSTAVYINSLTGGRETWRRRSTAVYINSLTGGRETWRRRRSTAVYINSLTGGRETWRRRRSTAVYINSLTGGRETWRRRRSTAVYINSLTGGRETWRRRRSTAVYINSLTGGRETWRRRRSTAVYINSLTGGRETWRRRRSTAVYINSLTGGRRNMEEWIMSLAPVPLSQEVGSSLIREDGLVVMSREE, translated from the exons atgtCTACAGCTGTCTATATCAACAGTTTAACAGGTGgtagagaaacatggaggaggaggtctacAGCTGTCTATATCAACAGTTTAACAGGTGgtagagaaacatggaggaggaggaggtctacaGCTGTCTATATCAACAGTTTAACAGGTGgtagagaaacatggaggaggag gtctacAGCTGTCTATATCAACAGTTTAACAGGTGgtagagaaacatggaggaggaggag gtctacAGCTGTCTATATCAACAGTTTAACAG GTGgtagagaaacatggaggaggaggtctacAGCTGTCTATATCAACAGTTTAACAGGTGgtagagaaacatggaggaggaggaggtctacaGCTGTCTATATCAACAGTTTAACAGGTGgtagagaaacatggaggaggaggaggtctacaGCTGTCTATATCAACAGTTTAACAGGTGgtagagaaacatggaggaggaggtctacAGCTGTCTATATCAACAGTTTAACAGGTGgtagagaaacatggaggaggaggaggtctacaGCTGTCTATATCAACAGTTTAACAGGTGgtagagaaacatggaggaggag gaggtctacAGCTGTCTATATCAACAGTTTAACAGGTGgtagagaaacatggaggaggaggaggtctacaGCTGTCTATATCAACAGTTTAACAGGTGgtagagaaacatggaggaggaggaggtctacaGCTGTCTATATCAACAGTTTAACAGGTGgtagagaaacatggaggaggaggaggtctacaGCTGTCTATATCAACAGTTTAACAGGTGgtagagaaacatggaggaggag gaggtctacAGCTGTCTATATCAACAGTTTAACAGGTGGTAGGAGAAACATGGAGGAGTGGATTATGTCCCTGGCTCCCGTtcccctatcacaggaggttggtagcTCCTTAATccgggaggacgggctcgtggtaatgtccAGAGAGGAATGA
- the LOC127919422 gene encoding uncharacterized protein LOC127919422 isoform X14, producing the protein MSTAVYINSLTGGRETWRRRSTAVYINSLTGGRETWRRRRSTAVYINSLTGGRETWRRRSTAVYINSLTGGRETWRRRRRSTAVYINSLTGGRETWRRRSTAVYINSLTGGRETWRRRRSTAVYINSLTGGRETWRRRRSTAVYINSLTGGRETWRRRSTAVYINSLTGGRETWRRRRSTAVYINSLTGGRETWRRRRSTAVYINSLTGGRETWRRRRSTAVYINSLTGGRETWRRRRSTAVYINSLTGGRETWRRRRSTAVYINSLTGGRETWRRRRSTAVYINSLTGGRRNMEEWIMSLAPVPLSQEVGSSLIREDGLVVMSREE; encoded by the exons atgtCTACAGCTGTCTATATCAACAGTTTAACAGGTGgtagagaaacatggaggaggaggtctacAGCTGTCTATATCAACAGTTTAACAGGTGgtagagaaacatggaggaggaggaggtctacaGCTGTCTATATCAACAGTTTAACAGGTGgtagagaaacatggaggaggaggtctacAGCTGTCTATATCAACAGTTTAACAGGTGGcagagaaacatggaggaggaggaggag gtctacAGCTGTCTATATCAACAGTTTAACAG GTGgtagagaaacatggaggaggaggtctacAGCTGTCTATATCAACAGTTTAACAGGTGgtagagaaacatggaggaggaggaggtctacaGCTGTCTATATCAACAGTTTAACAGGTGgtagagaaacatggaggaggaggaggtctacaGCTGTCTATATCAACAGTTTAACAGGTGgtagagaaacatggaggaggaggtctacAGCTGTCTATATCAACAGTTTAACAGGTGgtagagaaacatggaggaggaggaggtctacaGCTGTCTATATCAACAGTTTAACAGGTGgtagagaaacatggaggaggag gaggtctacAGCTGTCTATATCAACAGTTTAACAGGTGgtagagaaacatggaggaggaggaggtctacaGCTGTCTATATCAACAGTTTAACAGGTGgtagagaaacatggaggaggaggaggtctacaGCTGTCTATATCAACAGTTTAACAGGTGgtagagaaacatggaggaggaggaggtctacaGCTGTCTATATCAACAGTTTAACAGGTGgtagagaaacatggaggaggag gaggtctacAGCTGTCTATATCAACAGTTTAACAGGTGGTAGGAGAAACATGGAGGAGTGGATTATGTCCCTGGCTCCCGTtcccctatcacaggaggttggtagcTCCTTAATccgggaggacgggctcgtggtaatgtccAGAGAGGAATGA
- the LOC127919422 gene encoding uncharacterized protein LOC127919422 isoform X7, with product MSTAVYINSLTGGRETWRRRSTAVYINSLTGGRETWRRRRSTAVYINSLTGGRETWRRRSTAVYINSLTGGRETWRRRRSTAVYINSLTGGRETWRRRSTAVYINSLTGGRETWRRRSTAVYINSLTGGRETWRRRRSTAVYINSLTGGRETWRRRRSTAVYINSLTGGRETWRRRSTAVYINSLTGGRETWRRRRSTAVYINSLTGGRETWRRRRSTAVYINSLTGGRETWRRRRSTAVYINSLTGGRETWRRRRSTAVYINSLTGGRETWRRRRSTAVYINSLTGGRETWRRRRSTAVYINSLTGGRRNMEEWIMSLAPVPLSQEVGSSLIREDGLVVMSREE from the exons atgtCTACAGCTGTCTATATCAACAGTTTAACAGGTGgtagagaaacatggaggaggaggtctacAGCTGTCTATATCAACAGTTTAACAGGTGgtagagaaacatggaggaggaggaggtctacaGCTGTCTATATCAACAGTTTAACAGGTGgtagagaaacatggaggaggaggtctacAGCTGTCTATATCAACAGTTTAACAG GTGgtagagaaacatggaggaggaggaggtctacaGCTGTCTATATCAACAGTTTAACAGGTGgtagagaaacatggaggaggaggtctacAGCTGTCTATATCAACAGTTTAACAG GTGgtagagaaacatggaggaggaggtctacAGCTGTCTATATCAACAGTTTAACAGGTGgtagagaaacatggaggaggaggaggtctacaGCTGTCTATATCAACAGTTTAACAGGTGgtagagaaacatggaggaggaggaggtctacaGCTGTCTATATCAACAGTTTAACAGGTGgtagagaaacatggaggaggaggtctacAGCTGTCTATATCAACAGTTTAACAGGTGgtagagaaacatggaggaggaggaggtctacaGCTGTCTATATCAACAGTTTAACAGGTGgtagagaaacatggaggaggag gaggtctacAGCTGTCTATATCAACAGTTTAACAGGTGgtagagaaacatggaggaggaggaggtctacaGCTGTCTATATCAACAGTTTAACAGGTGgtagagaaacatggaggaggaggaggtctacaGCTGTCTATATCAACAGTTTAACAGGTGgtagagaaacatggaggaggaggaggtctacaGCTGTCTATATCAACAGTTTAACAGGTGgtagagaaacatggaggaggag gaggtctacAGCTGTCTATATCAACAGTTTAACAGGTGGTAGGAGAAACATGGAGGAGTGGATTATGTCCCTGGCTCCCGTtcccctatcacaggaggttggtagcTCCTTAATccgggaggacgggctcgtggtaatgtccAGAGAGGAATGA
- the LOC127919422 gene encoding uncharacterized protein LOC127919422 isoform X11, translated as MSTAVYINSLTGGRETWRRRSTAVYINSLTGGRETWRRRRSTAVYINSLTGGRETWRRRSTAVYINSLTGGRETWRRRRSTAVYINSLTGGRETWRRRRSTAVYINSLTGGRETWRRRRSTAVYINSLTGGRETWRRRRSTAVYINSLTGGRETWRRRSTAVYINSLTGGRETWRRRRSTAVYINSLTGGRETWRRRRSTAVYINSLTGGRETWRRRRSTAVYINSLTGGRETWRRRRSTAVYINSLTGGRETWRRRRSTAVYINSLTGGRETWRRRRSTAVYINSLTGGRRNMEEWIMSLAPVPLSQEVGSSLIREDGLVVMSREE; from the exons atgtCTACAGCTGTCTATATCAACAGTTTAACAGGTGgtagagaaacatggaggaggaggtctacAGCTGTCTATATCAACAGTTTAACAGGTGgtagagaaacatggaggaggaggaggtctacaGCTGTCTATATCAACAGTTTAACAGGTGgtagagaaacatggaggaggaggtctacAGCTGTCTATATCAACAGTTTAACAG GTGgtagagaaacatggaggaggaggaggtctacaGCTGTCTATATCAACAGTTTAACAGGTGgtagagaaacatggaggaggag gaggtctacAGCTGTCTATATCAACAGTTTAACAGGTGgtagagaaacatggaggaggaggaggtctacaGCTGTCTATATCAACAGTTTAACAGGTGgtagagaaacatggaggaggaggaggtctacaGCTGTCTATATCAACAGTTTAACAGGTGgtagagaaacatggaggaggaggtctacAGCTGTCTATATCAACAGTTTAACAGGTGgtagagaaacatggaggaggaggaggtctacaGCTGTCTATATCAACAGTTTAACAGGTGgtagagaaacatggaggaggag gaggtctacAGCTGTCTATATCAACAGTTTAACAGGTGgtagagaaacatggaggaggaggaggtctacaGCTGTCTATATCAACAGTTTAACAGGTGgtagagaaacatggaggaggaggaggtctacaGCTGTCTATATCAACAGTTTAACAGGTGgtagagaaacatggaggaggaggaggtctacaGCTGTCTATATCAACAGTTTAACAGGTGgtagagaaacatggaggaggag gaggtctacAGCTGTCTATATCAACAGTTTAACAGGTGGTAGGAGAAACATGGAGGAGTGGATTATGTCCCTGGCTCCCGTtcccctatcacaggaggttggtagcTCCTTAATccgggaggacgggctcgtggtaatgtccAGAGAGGAATGA